A single window of [Clostridium] hylemonae DSM 15053 DNA harbors:
- a CDS encoding leucine-rich repeat protein, translated as MKKTRKSILASLMAVMMLFSLMPATVFATGADSASAGCITAFAEVKGITATVGTAREALALPKSLTTTAGGPGVVTEEPVAVPVESWVCEGYDAAAAGSYIFIPALGELPFPLGEGVQPPTITVTLTEASEGAPDIITSEQQAGEARVITGFAARNGAREKQPVTATVDLTGYNSFKAAVEAQLTSLPYDEITTLTITMKTTGSVWTSDDGVYFGETFPNVTELDLGNFTGRFGAYAFLSSDVEKVRLPESVQVSYEMFSGCSSLKTLVCGPANTNPFKEEGVIDLSGAASFRDGAFSFSGVEKVRLPADVAISNGMFSHCENLATLSVAGNTGEPNVIDLTGFIKTYGDRSFSYCTSITKVKLPSAVAISDNMFYGCENLATLSVGDNPLKTDVIDLTGFTATNGGRSFRYCTSIKMVKLPADVAISEDMFSYCKNLAALSVGDNPLKTDVINLTGFTKTYHSSAFQGCTSIKKVKLPADVAISNNMFYGCKNLATLSVGNNPAETNVIDLTGFTQIYGSGVFQGCTSIKKVKLPADVAIYDKMFFGCDSLTTLSVGDNPGRQGVIDLSAFSATCGNSAFQGCTSIKVVKLSATITISNNIFDGCKSLTTLSVGDNPAETDVIDLSHYAKNTCGSGAFFGCTSIKKVKLPADVAISIGMFFGCDSLTTLSVGDNPAETGVIDLSDYANNTYGRSAFQNCTSIKVVKLSSAAGISDLMFYGCGSLDMLMFYGTAAPGVGINAFTGVTEGGTLYYPRGGMRYTPGTFGESDFATWRFAEAFGPEIAAQPSEQSGRVGETVTFAFGVNGAPLAFQWQWSADGINWANLADGGGYAGTATDMLVIDNLQQEQNRLRFQCVASNTGGYGPDITSEAAALTVNAATTLQPPSTPYDKAAPGNPQTGDLFDPRPYLLLMLSALAGCASLLRYRRRSA; from the coding sequence ATGAAAAAAACAAGGAAAAGTATACTGGCATCGCTGATGGCGGTGATGATGCTGTTCTCGCTCATGCCGGCCACGGTGTTTGCCACCGGAGCGGATAGCGCGTCTGCAGGCTGCATCACAGCGTTTGCGGAGGTGAAGGGAATCACCGCCACGGTGGGCACGGCGCGGGAGGCGCTGGCCCTGCCGAAGTCACTTACCACCACGGCCGGCGGGCCGGGCGTCGTCACAGAGGAACCTGTTGCCGTACCCGTGGAAAGCTGGGTCTGCGAGGGCTACGATGCGGCTGCGGCGGGCAGCTACATCTTTATCCCCGCGCTGGGGGAACTGCCGTTCCCGCTGGGCGAAGGCGTGCAGCCGCCCACAATCACCGTCACGCTGACAGAAGCATCCGAAGGGGCCCCCGACATTATAACCTCTGAACAGCAGGCGGGCGAAGCGCGGGTCATCACGGGCTTTGCGGCGAGGAACGGCGCACGGGAAAAACAACCCGTAACCGCAACGGTGGATCTGACCGGCTATAATTCTTTTAAGGCCGCGGTAGAGGCGCAGCTTACTTCGCTGCCATACGACGAGATTACCACCCTGACAATAACCATGAAAACCACCGGCAGCGTATGGACGAGCGACGATGGGGTTTATTTTGGAGAGACCTTCCCAAATGTGACCGAACTAGATTTGGGGAACTTTACAGGTAGGTTTGGGGCGTATGCGTTTTTAAGCAGCGACGTGGAGAAAGTGCGTCTGCCGGAGAGTGTGCAGGTTTCATACGAGATGTTCTCTGGCTGCTCCAGCCTGAAAACCCTGGTGTGCGGCCCCGCGAATACGAATCCTTTTAAAGAGGAGGGCGTCATCGATTTGTCCGGAGCGGCCTCGTTTAGGGATGGTGCGTTTTCCTTTAGCGGCGTGGAGAAAGTGCGCCTGCCCGCTGATGTGGCGATTTCTAACGGCATGTTTTCTCACTGTGAGAACCTTGCCACCCTGTCTGTGGCAGGCAATACAGGCGAGCCGAACGTGATCGATCTGACCGGCTTTATCAAAACCTACGGTGATCGTTCTTTCAGTTACTGCACTTCTATCACAAAAGTAAAGCTGCCCTCTGCCGTAGCGATTTCTGACAACATGTTCTATGGCTGTGAGAACCTTGCCACCCTGTCTGTGGGTGACAATCCATTAAAGACGGATGTGATCGATCTGACCGGCTTTACCGCAACCAACGGTGGTCGTTCTTTCCGTTACTGCACCTCCATCAAAATGGTAAAATTGCCCGCTGATGTAGCGATTTCTGAGGATATGTTCTCTTACTGTAAGAACCTTGCCGCCCTGTCTGTGGGCGACAATCCATTAAAGACGGATGTGATCAACCTGACCGGCTTTACCAAAACCTACCACAGCAGTGCCTTCCAGGGCTGCACCTCCATTAAAAAGGTAAAACTGCCCGCTGATGTGGCGATTTCTAACAACATGTTCTATGGCTGTAAGAACCTTGCCACCCTGTCTGTGGGTAACAACCCGGCAGAGACGAACGTGATCGACCTGACCGGCTTTACCCAAATCTACGGCAGTGGTGTCTTCCAGGGCTGCACCTCCATCAAAAAGGTAAAGCTGCCCGCTGATGTGGCGATTTATGACAAAATGTTCTTTGGCTGCGACAGCCTTACTACTCTGTCTGTGGGTGACAATCCAGGCAGACAGGGTGTGATCGATCTGTCCGCCTTTTCTGCAACCTGCGGTAATTCTGCCTTCCAGGGCTGCACCTCCATCAAAGTGGTAAAGCTGTCCGCTACCATAACGATTTCTAACAACATATTCGATGGCTGTAAAAGCCTTACCACCCTTTCTGTGGGTGACAACCCAGCAGAGACGGACGTGATCGACCTCAGTCATTATGCAAAAAACACCTGTGGCTCTGGGGCTTTCTTCGGCTGCACTTCAATCAAAAAGGTAAAACTGCCCGCTGATGTAGCGATTTCTATCGGCATGTTCTTTGGCTGCGACAGCCTTACCACTCTGTCTGTGGGTGACAATCCAGCAGAGACGGGTGTGATCGATCTCAGTGATTATGCAAATAACACCTATGGCAGAAGTGCCTTTCAAAACTGCACCTCCATCAAAGTGGTAAAACTGTCCTCTGCTGCGGGGATCTCTGACCTTATGTTCTATGGCTGCGGCAGCCTGGACATGCTGATGTTTTACGGCACGGCAGCGCCCGGCGTGGGGATCAATGCTTTCACCGGCGTAACCGAGGGCGGCACACTGTATTACCCGCGAGGCGGCATGAGATACACGCCGGGGACGTTTGGTGAAAGCGACTTTGCAACCTGGAGATTTGCGGAAGCCTTCGGCCCGGAGATTGCAGCCCAGCCGTCCGAGCAATCAGGAAGAGTGGGAGAAACCGTGACCTTCGCGTTTGGGGTGAATGGGGCGCCGCTCGCTTTCCAGTGGCAGTGGTCGGCCGATGGCATAAACTGGGCGAATCTTGCGGACGGCGGCGGGTATGCGGGCACAGCCACCGATATGCTGGTCATCGACAATTTGCAGCAGGAGCAAAACAGGCTTCGGTTCCAGTGCGTGGCGTCCAACACCGGGGGTTATGGCCCGGATATCACATCTGAAGCCGCGGCTTTGACGGTGAACGCTGCCACGACGCTGCAGCCGCCATCTACACCGTACGACAAGGCAGCCCCCGGCAACCCTCAAACCGGCGACCTCTTTGACCCGCGGCCCTATCTTCTTCTGATGCTTTCGGCGCTGGCAGGCTGCGCCTCCCTGCTGCGCTATCGCAGGAGAAGTGCATAG
- a CDS encoding ABC transporter permease, which produces MKESKLESVKRVWYQLSKNIPAVVGIIIVAVVILAAVFAKQIAPYPDHDGAYVNFADANIGPCAQHLFGTDNMGRDVFSRLLISLRSALLMGILVLVISVPVGFILGVVAGYMKGTFVEVIIMRVTDIFLSIPPLVLALAIASVLRPNLTNAMIAITIMWWPWYARLSYSISSSLRAENYVIYAELTGGGALHILTKEILPNCISPVLTKMTVDMGLVIMMGATLGFVGLGEQPPAPSLGNMIADGIKYIPGQWWVTIFPAVFIIIIVLGFNLIGDGVSALFTVEEA; this is translated from the coding sequence ATGAAAGAAAGCAAGCTTGAAAGTGTAAAAAGAGTCTGGTACCAGCTGTCCAAGAATATACCCGCCGTTGTGGGTATTATCATAGTCGCCGTTGTCATACTGGCAGCTGTATTTGCAAAGCAGATCGCGCCGTATCCAGATCATGACGGAGCATATGTCAACTTTGCCGACGCCAATATCGGACCGTGCGCACAGCACTTGTTTGGGACGGACAATATGGGAAGAGATGTGTTCAGCAGACTGCTGATATCCTTAAGGAGCGCGCTTCTTATGGGGATTCTTGTCCTCGTCATATCGGTACCGGTGGGATTTATCCTTGGAGTGGTGGCCGGATACATGAAAGGAACCTTTGTTGAAGTGATCATCATGCGGGTGACAGATATCTTCTTGTCTATACCGCCGCTTGTACTGGCGCTGGCCATCGCATCTGTGCTGAGGCCGAATCTGACGAATGCCATGATAGCCATAACCATCATGTGGTGGCCGTGGTATGCCAGGCTGTCCTACAGTATATCATCATCCCTCAGAGCGGAAAATTATGTGATCTATGCGGAGCTGACAGGAGGAGGCGCACTGCATATCCTGACAAAAGAAATCCTTCCAAACTGCATTTCGCCGGTGCTGACTAAGATGACGGTGGATATGGGGCTCGTTATTATGATGGGCGCTACGCTCGGGTTCGTCGGACTTGGCGAACAGCCTCCCGCGCCGTCACTTGGAAATATGATCGCAGACGGTATCAAATACATTCCGGGACAGTGGTGGGTCACTATATTTCCCGCGGTTTTCATTATTATCATCGTGTTGGGATTCAATCTGATCGGGGATGGCGTGAGTGCGTTGTTTACAGTGGAGGAAGCCTGA
- a CDS encoding ABC transporter permease, translated as MAKTIIKRLLWSIFVLLGLSIIIFCILRIVPGDPARVALGPKASEETVAAYREEMHYNEALPVQYGYWLKDLVSGDLGESLVTRRPVTQDLKEFLPATLELVLLAGLLQIILGQVIGVICAAFHNRWPDILIKIIGYIGVATPAFVMAVFGLLIFGYWIPILPSIGGRLSAGFDVPVITNFMLIDTLLAGNLAAFADAAGHIILPALSLSIGCMMQEAKMTRASMIDNKGKDYIAMAVTQGVPKRIINARFLLKPSIIPTVAIMGLDFASLFGNAFLVEQIFNWNGLSSYGINAMLQKDLNSVCAVVLVFGLVFILVNVLVDLIVAWLDPRMQQRTSA; from the coding sequence ATGGCAAAAACTATTATAAAAAGATTACTCTGGTCAATATTTGTGCTCCTGGGTCTTTCCATCATCATTTTCTGTATTCTGCGCATTGTTCCCGGTGATCCTGCCCGTGTAGCTCTTGGGCCGAAGGCTTCAGAAGAGACGGTGGCAGCGTACCGGGAGGAGATGCATTATAACGAAGCTCTGCCGGTCCAGTATGGATACTGGCTTAAGGATCTTGTAAGCGGAGATCTGGGAGAGTCGCTTGTGACAAGACGGCCGGTCACCCAGGACTTGAAAGAATTTCTGCCCGCCACGCTGGAGCTTGTTCTTCTTGCCGGCCTGCTTCAGATTATTCTGGGGCAGGTGATCGGGGTGATCTGCGCGGCCTTCCACAACCGGTGGCCTGACATCCTCATCAAGATCATCGGCTACATAGGAGTTGCCACCCCGGCATTTGTCATGGCAGTATTTGGTCTTCTCATCTTCGGGTACTGGATCCCGATCCTGCCATCCATCGGCGGACGTCTGAGCGCGGGCTTTGACGTCCCGGTGATTACGAACTTTATGCTCATCGACACTCTTCTGGCGGGGAATCTGGCGGCATTTGCAGATGCTGCAGGCCATATTATACTCCCGGCGCTTTCGCTCTCTATCGGATGTATGATGCAGGAAGCTAAGATGACGCGGGCCAGCATGATAGACAACAAGGGGAAGGACTATATCGCCATGGCGGTGACACAGGGCGTGCCGAAAAGGATCATCAACGCAAGGTTTCTGCTCAAGCCGTCCATTATACCGACTGTTGCTATTATGGGACTTGACTTTGCATCGCTTTTTGGAAATGCGTTTCTTGTGGAACAGATCTTTAACTGGAACGGCCTGTCAAGCTACGGGATCAACGCCATGCTGCAAAAAGACCTGAATTCAGTCTGCGCGGTGGTGCTCGTATTCGGACTGGTATTTATTCTTGTTAATGTACTGGTAGACTTGATCGTGGCATGGCTGGATCCGCGGATGCAGCAGAGAACATCGGCGTAG
- a CDS encoding leucyl aminopeptidase: MSRMYEIELSKAAEVLIRETCKLKEGETLVLTADTESDLRLVTEVAKAAFAVGGKPMVIWTASPLGPGQMVDGFLPSESILGALLKADAWLEFNREYFLYSKTYEEAVRGNPKLRYLALPGTTTDVFVRLYGRVDQRALRDFVELVAEKTKKAKHIRMTSELGQDIEFDNNPDWPVRGETGYWDKPGTTMLSGQIAWTPILDSINGVLVFDASLVPQIGVLTAPVKVYIEKGVIVKVDGGRAGKEWEDNLRSFNHPQMLRPAHVCYGFHPGAKISGQNGEDERVWGCTQWGFGAIGSFLAPPDGVPAPSHTDGITLNTSVWLDGVQITDKGKVIDPELNKLAEKLGK, from the coding sequence ATGTCACGTATGTACGAAATCGAATTAAGTAAAGCTGCGGAGGTCTTGATCAGGGAGACGTGTAAGCTGAAGGAAGGCGAGACGCTTGTGCTGACGGCTGATACGGAGAGTGATCTGCGTCTTGTGACGGAGGTTGCCAAGGCTGCTTTCGCGGTGGGCGGTAAACCTATGGTCATCTGGACGGCCTCTCCTCTTGGCCCCGGACAGATGGTGGACGGATTTCTGCCTTCGGAGTCCATACTGGGGGCGCTGTTGAAAGCGGATGCATGGCTTGAGTTCAACCGGGAATATTTTCTCTATTCCAAAACGTATGAAGAAGCGGTGCGGGGGAATCCGAAACTAAGATATCTGGCGCTTCCGGGAACGACGACGGATGTATTTGTCCGTCTGTACGGAAGGGTAGACCAGCGGGCATTGAGAGACTTTGTTGAGCTGGTGGCGGAGAAGACAAAGAAGGCAAAGCATATCCGTATGACATCTGAGCTGGGACAGGATATTGAATTTGACAATAACCCGGACTGGCCGGTACGCGGTGAGACGGGCTACTGGGATAAGCCGGGAACGACGATGCTCAGCGGCCAGATCGCCTGGACACCGATACTTGACAGTATTAACGGAGTGCTTGTATTTGACGCGTCTCTCGTCCCGCAGATCGGCGTGCTGACGGCGCCGGTGAAGGTGTATATTGAAAAAGGCGTTATCGTAAAGGTTGACGGAGGAAGAGCAGGAAAAGAGTGGGAGGATAACTTGAGAAGCTTTAACCATCCACAGATGCTGCGTCCTGCGCACGTATGCTATGGCTTCCATCCGGGAGCAAAAATCAGCGGCCAGAACGGGGAAGACGAAAGAGTATGGGGCTGCACCCAATGGGGCTTCGGCGCCATCGGAAGCTTCCTCGCGCCGCCGGACGGTGTACCGGCGCCGTCACATACAGACGGCATTACGCTGAACACATCTGTATGGCTCGACGGAGTACAGATCACAGATAAAGGCAAGGTCATCGATCCGGAGCTTAACAAACTGGCTGAAAAGCTTGGGAAATAG
- a CDS encoding ABC transporter ATP-binding protein, with protein sequence MEKKNILSVRNLKVSYKVYGGRSKVVNGICIDVPSGGRVGLVGESGCGKTTSLKAILGILPSAGVVEDGEIRFDGKDVREMSGAEIDLFHRRGAGMIFQDPSAALNPVFTIEKQLVTGLRYSFEDKVSRKEVYDKVVQALYEVSLPDAERIMKSYPFQLSGGMRQRVCIAASLAADKKLLLADEPGTALDVTIQDQILRLMNSLVEKKGLSMVMVSHSIGVIREVTEYVYIMYAGMIVEHGRTKAVFHDPKHPYTKALMECVPKLTGDGISSGIEGRIPDYLNPPDGCRFSPRCKYATDECRNTVPEMTEVEEGHQTACFMLRR encoded by the coding sequence ATGGAGAAGAAAAATATATTATCGGTACGTAATTTGAAAGTTTCATATAAAGTATACGGCGGCAGGAGCAAGGTTGTAAATGGGATCTGTATCGACGTGCCTTCAGGAGGAAGAGTCGGGCTTGTAGGAGAATCCGGCTGCGGGAAGACGACAAGCCTTAAGGCCATACTTGGCATTCTCCCATCGGCAGGAGTGGTGGAAGACGGAGAAATACGTTTCGACGGAAAAGATGTCCGGGAGATGTCAGGAGCGGAGATCGACCTGTTTCACAGAAGGGGCGCCGGAATGATATTCCAGGATCCGTCGGCCGCCTTAAATCCTGTATTTACAATTGAGAAACAGCTGGTGACAGGACTTAGATACTCTTTTGAAGATAAAGTGAGCAGAAAAGAGGTGTATGATAAGGTAGTGCAGGCGCTTTATGAAGTATCACTTCCGGACGCAGAGCGCATTATGAAGAGTTATCCGTTCCAACTGTCCGGCGGTATGAGACAGAGAGTCTGTATAGCGGCTTCCCTGGCGGCGGACAAGAAGCTGCTGCTGGCAGACGAGCCGGGAACTGCGCTTGATGTGACCATCCAGGACCAGATACTGCGCCTGATGAATTCACTTGTGGAGAAAAAGGGACTTTCCATGGTAATGGTATCCCATTCTATAGGAGTTATCCGCGAAGTGACAGAATATGTCTATATCATGTATGCAGGAATGATCGTAGAACATGGCAGGACCAAAGCGGTATTCCACGATCCAAAGCATCCGTATACAAAGGCGCTGATGGAATGTGTCCCCAAATTGACCGGAGACGGAATATCAAGCGGAATCGAGGGGCGCATACCTGATTATCTGAATCCGCCGGACGGCTGCAGATTCTCGCCCCGCTGTAAATATGCGACAGACGAGTGCAGGAACACTGTACCGGAGATGACAGAGGTAGAGGAAGGACACCAGACGGCATGTTTCATGCTCAGGAGGTAA
- a CDS encoding ABC transporter substrate-binding protein, with the protein MKKKISFLLILTMCVTMLGACSGGKNSSDKTKNSASANPDKIVRMMFTNTPYLDPAVGSDEVSTAIFPNIYDSLVVPTHDGDTEASLASDWTVSDDGLTWVFHLRDDAKFHNGEPVKASDVVFSMNRLITIGEGFAYLFQDKVKEAKALDDTQVQFTLSEPFGPFLSTLVRLYIVSEKDVMDHLKDGSYGEYKDYGKAYLNEHDAGSGPYQVTEYASGDHVSGVKFKDYFETFEEGSPEGFKFMVSPESVTVRTMMSRQEVEITDAFQPMESYAEMEKMDGIELMKFFGGSMMYLTMNNKKAPTDDIHFRKAMAYLADRANMVESIFPGSEVADGPVTRVLAGSLDEKLTYDYDIKKAEEELKQSKYYDELDDLDYTIYWVAETPDREKLALLIQSDAAKIGLDVNVEKVPWLTLVESAASPEQSPNSGTILTTPSYSEAGSQLVASYLTKEVGSWESMDWYSNEKADALINDAISTIDREERLKKYEEAQKIIMEDYATVPLFELVETHAYQSSYLYWEAAERAKKGESVVPVMGYQYSLKGMHFVDK; encoded by the coding sequence ATGAAAAAGAAAATAAGCTTTTTATTGATACTTACCATGTGTGTAACGATGCTTGGCGCCTGTTCTGGGGGAAAGAACAGTTCAGATAAGACAAAGAACAGTGCATCTGCGAACCCGGATAAGATCGTACGTATGATGTTCACCAATACGCCGTATCTGGATCCTGCAGTCGGTTCAGACGAGGTGTCTACGGCAATATTTCCGAATATTTATGACTCGCTCGTAGTCCCGACCCATGACGGAGATACAGAAGCGTCTCTGGCGTCGGACTGGACCGTGTCGGATGACGGCCTTACGTGGGTATTTCATCTAAGAGATGATGCTAAGTTTCACAACGGGGAACCGGTGAAGGCGTCTGACGTGGTATTTTCCATGAACCGTCTGATTACGATCGGCGAGGGATTTGCATATCTCTTCCAGGATAAGGTAAAAGAGGCGAAGGCATTAGATGATACACAGGTGCAGTTTACACTGTCCGAACCTTTTGGCCCATTTCTCTCCACGCTTGTAAGACTTTATATCGTGAGCGAGAAGGATGTAATGGATCATCTGAAAGACGGAAGCTATGGGGAGTATAAGGATTACGGCAAGGCTTACCTGAATGAACACGACGCCGGAAGCGGCCCGTACCAGGTGACGGAATATGCGTCGGGGGACCATGTATCAGGTGTGAAGTTCAAGGACTATTTTGAGACATTTGAGGAGGGAAGCCCGGAAGGATTTAAATTCATGGTATCTCCTGAATCTGTGACGGTAAGGACGATGATGTCAAGGCAGGAAGTGGAGATCACAGATGCATTCCAGCCGATGGAATCCTACGCTGAGATGGAGAAGATGGACGGGATAGAACTGATGAAATTCTTTGGCGGAAGCATGATGTATCTTACGATGAATAATAAGAAAGCGCCGACAGACGACATCCATTTCCGCAAGGCCATGGCTTATCTTGCCGACAGGGCCAATATGGTGGAATCTATATTCCCGGGGTCAGAGGTGGCGGACGGACCGGTCACCCGTGTGCTGGCAGGTTCTCTCGATGAGAAGCTGACCTATGATTATGATATCAAGAAGGCAGAGGAGGAATTAAAGCAATCAAAATATTATGATGAGCTTGACGATCTCGATTATACGATATACTGGGTAGCTGAGACGCCAGACCGGGAGAAGCTGGCGCTGCTCATACAGTCGGACGCGGCCAAGATCGGACTGGATGTGAATGTAGAGAAGGTGCCGTGGCTTACACTGGTAGAGAGTGCGGCATCACCGGAACAGTCGCCGAACAGTGGTACGATACTGACGACGCCAAGCTACTCTGAGGCCGGTTCACAGCTGGTTGCCTCCTATCTTACAAAAGAGGTGGGCAGCTGGGAGAGTATGGACTGGTACAGTAATGAGAAGGCGGATGCTCTTATCAATGACGCCATATCTACGATCGACAGAGAAGAAAGGCTGAAGAAATATGAGGAAGCACAGAAGATAATCATGGAAGATTATGCAACGGTTCCTCTCTTTGAACTCGTTGAGACGCACGCATATCAGAGCAGCTACCTTTACTGGGAAGCGGCAGAACGGGCCAAGAAGGGGGAAAGCGTTGTACCTGTAATGGGATATCAGTATAGCCTGAAAGGGATGCACTTTGTGGACAAATAG
- a CDS encoding PucR family transcriptional regulator: protein MEIQVSDCLAVSALKHASVAAGSKGLGRTVSAISVLETTDVDDIEPSFLTSGELLISTLTSIRYDTGKQCALLYELDKADTSGLILFYVGKILPGLDADFLRIADELAYPIITISPEGPALFTDVIHDIANYIFQRTLNDELSLPELLIDFNASDSQYGDLGLLFNEIGRCYRGLMILLDDKYRLMCCTPNSFLTDTGLSNETLVHNIMHWYRSLYFGKHPASSIMTDQYRHDTGTIFTVNSCQIPLKDTSCRLLFVTEREDISYLFMNMLTQTIRSYILKREDSFHASREDDLLSALFTSNYEYCDYLASKLNISLEQISSMWVICPGADDNAYPDLLLSQRTKTILSYCLKAVADMIRPVHYGFYQGAWILLFDKALPSSDLSYAASLFLKELNMCFTGSPLFLYDRLSSYKKIAAAYQLIDNIRDIACKVYPYAEYYTLSHIFFLDTCQSCLNHMADSDFPSWPLVLEPLRDDESLISILETMILDTQMDVKKSAGLLYLHRNTIYYRLKKIQSILGYDPFSAPGISNISISLALRRILQP from the coding sequence TTGGAAATACAAGTATCAGACTGTCTGGCTGTCTCTGCGCTGAAACACGCCTCTGTAGCCGCGGGAAGCAAAGGTCTTGGCCGGACCGTCTCTGCTATCTCCGTACTGGAGACAACAGATGTGGACGATATAGAACCCTCTTTTTTAACGAGTGGTGAACTTCTTATCTCCACTCTTACTTCTATACGCTATGATACCGGCAAGCAGTGTGCCCTTTTGTATGAACTGGACAAGGCGGATACTTCTGGTCTTATCTTATTTTATGTTGGGAAGATTCTGCCCGGGCTTGATGCAGACTTTTTAAGAATCGCCGATGAGCTGGCCTACCCGATAATTACCATCTCCCCGGAGGGGCCTGCGCTTTTTACCGATGTCATTCACGACATTGCCAATTACATCTTTCAGAGAACTTTAAATGACGAACTATCCCTGCCCGAACTTCTGATCGACTTTAATGCCTCCGACAGCCAATATGGTGATCTGGGGCTGCTATTTAACGAGATCGGCCGCTGTTACAGGGGGCTGATGATACTGCTCGACGACAAATACCGCCTTATGTGCTGTACGCCCAACAGCTTTCTCACAGATACCGGCCTGTCAAATGAAACACTCGTACATAATATCATGCACTGGTACCGCAGCCTGTACTTTGGTAAACATCCTGCTTCATCCATAATGACAGACCAATATAGACACGATACCGGTACAATATTTACCGTCAACAGCTGCCAGATCCCGCTTAAGGACACCTCCTGCCGGCTGCTGTTCGTCACAGAGCGGGAAGATATCTCCTACCTTTTCATGAACATGCTCACACAGACCATCCGCAGTTATATATTAAAACGCGAAGATTCTTTTCATGCCTCCAGGGAAGACGACCTGCTTAGCGCTCTGTTTACCAGCAATTACGAATATTGTGACTATCTGGCTTCAAAACTCAATATCTCGCTGGAACAGATATCGTCCATGTGGGTCATCTGCCCTGGCGCAGATGATAATGCTTACCCGGATCTGCTGCTTTCCCAGCGCACGAAGACAATTCTCTCCTATTGCCTGAAAGCAGTGGCAGATATGATAAGACCGGTGCATTATGGTTTTTATCAGGGGGCCTGGATCCTTCTTTTTGATAAAGCGCTTCCTTCCTCTGATCTTTCGTATGCTGCCTCGCTTTTCTTAAAAGAACTGAACATGTGCTTTACCGGAAGCCCTCTCTTTCTCTATGACCGGCTTTCTTCCTATAAAAAAATTGCCGCGGCCTATCAGCTCATTGACAATATACGGGATATTGCCTGCAAGGTGTATCCGTATGCCGAATACTATACGCTGTCGCACATCTTCTTTCTGGATACGTGCCAGTCCTGCCTGAATCATATGGCGGACTCTGATTTTCCGTCCTGGCCGCTCGTGCTTGAACCTCTCAGGGATGACGAATCTCTCATATCCATACTGGAGACCATGATTCTGGACACACAGATGGATGTAAAGAAAAGCGCCGGGCTTCTCTACCTGCACCGCAACACGATCTACTACCGGCTGAAAAAGATCCAGTCCATACTCGGCTATGATCCGTTTTCGGCTCCGGGTATCAGTAATATATCCATTTCTCTTGCGCTGCGGCGGATACTGCAGCCGTAG